In a genomic window of Muntiacus reevesi chromosome 1, mMunRee1.1, whole genome shotgun sequence:
- the ZNF414 gene encoding zinc finger protein 414 isoform X2 yields the protein MDEEPSGPSPDMPATAEPSSSETDKGVSPVVATIAKSSSMEEEPGPDRATTPPVWERGGPTGGTQQGASPAPDSGHPGPGHSLGPTSTVSGTSEDLRPPRRRPPPGKQIPCSSPGCCLSFPSVRDLAQHLRTHCPPTQSLEGKLFRCSALSCTETFPNMQELVAHGKLHYKPNRYFKCENCLLRFRTHRSLFKHLHVCAEHAQSPAPPPPPPALDRESPASERPAESDPAPAPGLPYPLLEPFTTPAPAPTGPFLPYLNPAPFGLSPPRLRPFLAAAPGPPASSAAVWKKSQGAGGSPRRPQGGSDAPSGHAAPSRIVWEHTRGRYSCMQCAFSTASRPAMTLHLEDHRPGGPAAPVPGQPRPDAPADPAPLAPKVSPLLSEGECPVFSPL from the exons ATG GATGAGGAACCCTCGGGGCCCAGCCCGGACATGCCGGCTACTGCAGAGCCCAGCTCCAGTGAAACCGACAAGGGGGTGTCCCCAGTTGTGGCTACTATAGCCAAGTCCTCTTCCATGGAGGAGGAGCCGGGCCCTGACCGGGCAACCACACCCCCAGTGTGGGAACGTGGAGGGCCCACCGGAGGGACCCAGCAGGGTGCCTCCCCAGCCCCAGACAGTGGCCATCCTGGACCTGGACACAGCCTTGGCCCAACCAGCACTGTCTCCGGGACCAGTGAGGACCTGCGGCCTCCCAGACGACGCCCACCACCAG GGAAGCAGATACCGTGCTCCAGCCCAGGctgctgcctcagtttccccagcgtTCGAGATCTGGCACAGCATCTGCGTACCCACTGCCCACCCACACAGTCCCTGGAAG GCAAGCTCTTCCGCTGTTCTGCCCTGAGCTGCACCGAGACCTTCCCCAACATGCAGGAACTGGTGGCCCACGGCAAGCTGCACTACAAACCCAACCGCTACTTCAA GTGTGAGAACTGCCTGCTGCGCTTCCGCACCCACCGCTCGCTCTTCAAGCATCTGCATGTTTGCGCCGAGCATGCGCAGAGCCCAGCCCCGCCGCCGCCACCCCCGGCCCTGGACAGGGAGTCGCCGGCGTCCGAGCGCCCCGCGGAGTCCGACCCTGCGCCGGCGCCTGGCCTGCCGTACCCGCTGCTCGAGCCGTTCAcgacccctgcccctgcccccaccggGCCCTTTCTGCCCTACCTGAACCCCGCGCCTTTTGGCCTAAGTCCCCCACGCCTGCGCCCCTTTCTGGCCGCCGCTCCcgggcctcctgcctccagcgccGCCGTCTGGAAAAAGAGCCAAG GTGCAGGCGGCAGCCCGCGAAGACCCCAGGGCGGCTCCGACGCGCCCTCAG GGCACGCGGCTCCCAGCCGCATCGTGTGGGAGCACACACGCGGCCGCTACTCGTGCATGCAGTGCGCCTTCTCCACGGCCTCGCGGCCTGCCATGACCCTACACCTGGAGGACCACCGCCCAGGCGGCCCCGCGGCCCCGGTGCCCGGGCAGCCGCGCCCCGACGCGCCGGCGG ACCCGGCCCCACTGGCACCCAAGGTATCGCCGCTGCTGTCTGAGGGGGAGTGTCCGGTTTTCTCGCCGCTCTGA
- the ZNF414 gene encoding zinc finger protein 414 isoform X1, with the protein MLGSQHLQFACTARTPLDEEPSGPSPDMPATAEPSSSETDKGVSPVVATIAKSSSMEEEPGPDRATTPPVWERGGPTGGTQQGASPAPDSGHPGPGHSLGPTSTVSGTSEDLRPPRRRPPPGKQIPCSSPGCCLSFPSVRDLAQHLRTHCPPTQSLEGKLFRCSALSCTETFPNMQELVAHGKLHYKPNRYFKCENCLLRFRTHRSLFKHLHVCAEHAQSPAPPPPPPALDRESPASERPAESDPAPAPGLPYPLLEPFTTPAPAPTGPFLPYLNPAPFGLSPPRLRPFLAAAPGPPASSAAVWKKSQGAGGSPRRPQGGSDAPSGHAAPSRIVWEHTRGRYSCMQCAFSTASRPAMTLHLEDHRPGGPAAPVPGQPRPDAPADPAPLAPKVSPLLSEGECPVFSPL; encoded by the exons ATGTTGGGGTCCCAGCATCTCCAGTTCGCCTGCACCGCTCGAACCCCTCTG GATGAGGAACCCTCGGGGCCCAGCCCGGACATGCCGGCTACTGCAGAGCCCAGCTCCAGTGAAACCGACAAGGGGGTGTCCCCAGTTGTGGCTACTATAGCCAAGTCCTCTTCCATGGAGGAGGAGCCGGGCCCTGACCGGGCAACCACACCCCCAGTGTGGGAACGTGGAGGGCCCACCGGAGGGACCCAGCAGGGTGCCTCCCCAGCCCCAGACAGTGGCCATCCTGGACCTGGACACAGCCTTGGCCCAACCAGCACTGTCTCCGGGACCAGTGAGGACCTGCGGCCTCCCAGACGACGCCCACCACCAG GGAAGCAGATACCGTGCTCCAGCCCAGGctgctgcctcagtttccccagcgtTCGAGATCTGGCACAGCATCTGCGTACCCACTGCCCACCCACACAGTCCCTGGAAG GCAAGCTCTTCCGCTGTTCTGCCCTGAGCTGCACCGAGACCTTCCCCAACATGCAGGAACTGGTGGCCCACGGCAAGCTGCACTACAAACCCAACCGCTACTTCAA GTGTGAGAACTGCCTGCTGCGCTTCCGCACCCACCGCTCGCTCTTCAAGCATCTGCATGTTTGCGCCGAGCATGCGCAGAGCCCAGCCCCGCCGCCGCCACCCCCGGCCCTGGACAGGGAGTCGCCGGCGTCCGAGCGCCCCGCGGAGTCCGACCCTGCGCCGGCGCCTGGCCTGCCGTACCCGCTGCTCGAGCCGTTCAcgacccctgcccctgcccccaccggGCCCTTTCTGCCCTACCTGAACCCCGCGCCTTTTGGCCTAAGTCCCCCACGCCTGCGCCCCTTTCTGGCCGCCGCTCCcgggcctcctgcctccagcgccGCCGTCTGGAAAAAGAGCCAAG GTGCAGGCGGCAGCCCGCGAAGACCCCAGGGCGGCTCCGACGCGCCCTCAG GGCACGCGGCTCCCAGCCGCATCGTGTGGGAGCACACACGCGGCCGCTACTCGTGCATGCAGTGCGCCTTCTCCACGGCCTCGCGGCCTGCCATGACCCTACACCTGGAGGACCACCGCCCAGGCGGCCCCGCGGCCCCGGTGCCCGGGCAGCCGCGCCCCGACGCGCCGGCGG ACCCGGCCCCACTGGCACCCAAGGTATCGCCGCTGCTGTCTGAGGGGGAGTGTCCGGTTTTCTCGCCGCTCTGA
- the MYO1F gene encoding unconventional myosin-If — MGSKERFHWQSHNVKQSGVDDMVLLPQITEDAIVGNLRKRFMDDYIFTYIGSVLISVNPFKQMPYFTDREIDLYQGAAQYENPPHIYALTDNMYRNMLIDCENQCVIISGESGAGKTVAAKYIMGYISKVSGGGEKVQHVKDIILQSNPLLEAFGNAKTVRNNNSSRFGKYFEIQFSRGGEPDGGKISNFLLEKSRVVMQNENERNFHIYYQLLEGASQEQRQNLGLMTPDYYYYLNQSDTYKVDGTDDRSDFSETLSAMQVIGIPANVQELVLQLVAGILHLGNISFCEDGNYARVESADLLAFPAYLLGIDSGRLQEKLTSRKMDSRWGGRSESIDVTLNVEQAAYTRDALAKGLYSRLFDFLVEAINRAMQKPQEEYSIGVLDIYGFEIFQKNGFEQFCINFVNEKLQQIFIELTLKAEQEEYVQEGIRWTPIQYFNNKIVCDLIENKLSPPGIMSVLDDVCATMHATGGGADQTLLQKLQAAVGNHEHFNSWSAGFVIHHYAGKVSYDVSGFCERNRDVLFSDLIELMQTSEQAFLRMLFPEKLDLEKKGRPSTAGSKIKKQANDLVSTLKRCTPHYIRCIKPNETKRPRDWEENRVKHQVEYLGLKENIRVRRAGFAYRRQFAKFLQRYAILTPETWPYWRGDERQGVQHLLRAVNMEPDQYQMGSTKVFVKNPESLFLLEEMRERKFDGFARTIQKAWRRHVAVRKYEEMREEASNILLNKKERRRNSINRNFVGDYLGLEERPELRQFLGKRERVDFADSVNKYDRRFKPIKRDLILTPKCVYVIGREKVKKGPEKGQVREVLKKKLEIQALRGVSLSTRQDDFFILQEDAADSFLESIFKTEFVSLLCKRFEEAVRRPLALTFSDTLQFRVKKEGWGGGGTRSVTFSRGSGDVAVLKASGKALTVSVGDGLPKSSKPTRKGMAHGKSRRPGQTATRAAPGPPRGLDRNGVPPSARRGPLPMEITSGGGSQRPPRGPPSSALGASRRPRARPPSEHNTEFLNVPDQGVAGMQRKRSVGQRPVPGVGRPKPQPRVHGPRCRALYQYVGQDVDELSFNVNEVIEILMEDPSGWWKGRLHGQEGLFPGNYVEKI, encoded by the exons ggtagCAAGGAGCGCTTCCACTGGCAGAGCCACAATGTGAAGCAGAGCGGCGTGGACGACATGGTGCTTCTACCCCAGATCACTGAGGACGCCATCGTGGGCAACCTCCGCAAGCGCTTCATGGATGACTACATCTTT ACCTACATTGGCTCCGTGCTCATCTCCGTAAACCCCTTCAAGCAGATGCCCTACTTCACAGACCGCGAGATCGACCTCTACCAGGGCGCG GCCCAGTATGAGAATCCCCCGCACATCTACGCCCTCACCGACAATATGTACCGGAACATGCTTATAGACTGTGAGAACCAGTGTGTCATCATCAG TGGAGAGAGTGGAGCTGGGAAGACAGTGGCAGCCAAATATATCATGGGCTACATCTCCAAGGTGTCGGGTGGAGGCGAGAAGGTCCAG CACGTGAAAGATATCATCCTTCAATCAAACCCACTGCTGGAAGCCTTTGGCAATGCCAAGACAGTGCGCAACAATAACTCCAGTCGCTTT GGCAAGTACTTTGAGATCCAGTTCAGCCGAGGTGGGGAGCCGGATGGGGGCAAGATCTCCAACTTCCTGCTGGAGAAATCCCGTGTGGTCATGCAGAATGAAAACGAGAGGAATTTCCACATCTACTACCAG TTGCTGGAAGGGGCCTCTCAGGAGCAGCGGCAGAACCTAGGGCTCATGACTCCCGACTACTATTACTACCTCAACCAGTCAGACACCTACAAGGTGGACGGCACCGATGACCGGAGTGACTTCAGTGAGACTCTG AGCGCCATGCAAGTCATCGGGATCCCGGCCAACGTCCAGGAGCTGGTCCTGCAGCTCGTGGCGGGCATCTTGCATTTGGGAAACATCAGCTTCTGCGAAGATGGGAATTACGCCCGGGTGGAGAGTGCAGACC TCCTGGCCTTCCCCGCCTACCTCCTGGGCATTGACAGTGGGCGGCTGCAGGAGAAACTGACCAGCCGCAAGATGGACAGCCGTTGGGGCGGACGCAGCGAGTCCATTGACGTGACCCTGAACGTGGAGCAGGCAGCCTACACACGGGATGCTCTAGCCAAGGGGCTCTACTCCCGTCTCTTCGACTTCCTTGTGGAG GCCATCAACCGTGCCATGCAGAAGCCCCAGGAGGAGTACAGTATCGGCGTGCTTGACATCTATGGCTTTGAGATCTTCCAG AAAAATGGCTTTGAGCAGTTCTGCATCAACTTTGTCAACGAGAAACTGCAGCAGATCTTTATTGAACTCACTCTGAAGGCTGAACAG GAGGAGTACGTACAGGAGGGTATCCGCTGGACCCCCATCCAGTACTTCAACAACAAAATCGTCTGTGACCTCATTGAAAACAAGCTG AGCCCCCCAGGCATCATGAGCGTCCTGGACGACGTGTGCGCCACCATGCACGCCACCGGCGGCGGCGCCGACCAGACGCTGCTGCAGAAGCTGCAGGCGGCCGTGGGCAACCACGAGCACTTCAACAGCTGGAGCGCGGGCTTCGTCATCCACCACTACGCGGGCAAG GTCTCCTATGACGTCAGCGGCTTCTGCGAGAGGAACCGTGATGTCCTCTTCTCTGACCTCATAGAGTTGATGCAGACCAGTGAGCA ggcCTTCCTCCGGATGCTCTTTCCTGagaagctggatttggaaaagaagGGCCGCCCCAGCACCGCCGGTTCCAAGATCAAG AAACAAGCCAATGACCTGGTGTCCACGCTGAAGAGATGCACACCCCACTACATCCGATGCATCAAGCCCAACGAGACCAAGAGGCCCCGTGACTGGGAAGAGAACAG GGTCAAGCACCAGGTGGAGTACCTGGGTCTGAAGGAGAACATCAGGGTGCGACGCGCGGGCTTTGCCTACCGCCGCCAGTTCGCCAAGTTCCTGCAGAG GTACGCCATTCTGACCCCCGAGACATGGCCGTATTGGCGCGGGGACGAGCGTCAGGGGGTCCAGCACTTGCTACGGGCAGTCAACATGGAGCCGGACCAGTACCAGATGGGGAGCACCAAGGTTTTCGTCAAGAACCCCGAGTCC CTCTTCCTCCTAGAGGAGATGCGAGAGCGCAAGTTCGATGGCTTTGCCCGCACCATCCAGAAGGCCTGGCGACGCCATGTGGCAGTCCGGAAGTACGAGGAGATGCGGGAGGAAG CTTCCAACATCCTGCTGAACAAGAAGGAGCGGAGACGCAACAGCATCAATAGGAACTTCGTTGGGGACTACCTGGGGCTGGAGGAGCGGCCGGAGCTGCGTCAGTTCCTAGGCAAGAGAGAGCGCGTGGACTTTGCTGACTCTGTCAACAAGTATGACCGACGCTTCAAG CCCATCAAGAGGGACTTGATCCTGACACccaagtgtgtgtatgtgatcgGGCGGGAGAAGGTGAAGAAGGGGCCTGAGAAGGGCCAGGTGCGTGAAGTCCTGAAAAAGAAGCTGGAGATCCAGGCGCTCCGGGGAGTTTCTCTCAG cacgcGGCAGGATGACTTCTTCATCCTCCAAGAAGACGCGGCCGACAGTTTCCTGGAGAGCATCTTCAAGACTGAGTTCGTCAGCCTCCTGTGCAAGCGCTTCGAGGAGGCGGTGCGGAGGCCCCTGGCCCTCACCTTCAGCGACAC ACTACAGTTCCGGGTGAAGAAGGAGGGCTGGGGCGGAGGTGGCACCCGAAGCGTCACTTTCTCGCGTGGTTCCGGCGACGTGGCGGTGCTCAAGGCTAGCGGCAAGGCCCTGACAGTCAGCGTGGGTGACGGACTGCCCAAAAGCTCCA AGCCCACACGGAAGGGGATGGCCCACGGAAAATCTAGAAGGCCGGGCCAGACCGCTACCCGCGCAGCTCCCGGGCCCCCCAGAG GCCTGGACCGCAATGGGGTACCTCCCTCTGCCAGAAGGGGCCCCCTGCCCATGGAGATCACATCTGGAGGGGGCTCCCAGCGGCCACCACGGGGCCCTCCATCCTCAGCCTTGGGGGCCAGCAGACGCCCACGGGCACGGCCCCCCTCAGAGCACAACACAGAATTCCTCAATGTGCCTGACCAAGGCGTGGCTGG CATGCAGAGGAAGCGCAGCGTGGGACAGCGACCTGTGCCTGGTGTAGGCCGACCCAAGCCCCAACCACGGGTGCATGGCCCCAGGTGCCGGGCACTGTACCAGTATGTCGGCCAAGATGTGGATGAGCTGAGCTTCAATGTGAACGAGGTCATCGAGATCCTTATGGAAG ATCCGTCAGGCTGGTGGAAAGGCCGGCTACATGGCCAGGAGGGCCTCTTCCCCGGAAACTATGTGGAGAAGATCTGA